The Papaver somniferum cultivar HN1 unplaced genomic scaffold, ASM357369v1 unplaced-scaffold_18, whole genome shotgun sequence genome includes a window with the following:
- the LOC113337960 gene encoding uncharacterized protein LOC113337960: MNDYFIPGTGYTSRQFKQRLGMREYLFENLLGKLLELDPEWHQRPDATGIMGHSPHMKLSAVMKYLCKSTPADSVNDYTRMGATTIYNYLKRFCHTVCMTFGERYLREPTSEDVQRLLAENAYRGFPGMLGSVDCMQWPWKNCLVAWQGTYRGKDKESSLVLEAVASYDLWF, encoded by the coding sequence atgaatgattattttaTACCTGGAACCGGTTATACCTCTAGACAATTCAAACAACGTCTAGGCATGAGGGAATACTTATTCGAGAATTTGTTAGGAAAATTGCTTGAACTGGATCCGGAATGGCATCAACGTCCAGATGCAACCGGTATTATGGGGCATTCTCCGCATATGAAATTAAGTGCCGTGATGAAATATTTATGCAAAAGTACGCCAGCTGATAGTGTTAATGATTACACTCGTATGGGTGCCACCACAATATACAACTATCTAAAAAGATTTTGCCACACCGTGTGCATGACTTTTGGAGAAAGATATTTGCGTGAACCCACTTCTGAAGATGTTCAAAGGTTGCTAGCTGAGAATGCGTACCGAGGTTTTCCTGGAATGCTTGgtagtgttgattgtatgcaATGGCCATGGAAGAATTGTCTGGTAGCTTGGCAAGGAACTTACCGGGGTAAAGATAAAGAGAGTAGTTTGGTATTAGAGGCGGTGGCATCATACGATTTGTGGTTTTGA